From the Coffea eugenioides isolate CCC68of unplaced genomic scaffold, Ceug_1.0 ScVebR1_584;HRSCAF=1283, whole genome shotgun sequence genome, one window contains:
- the LOC113758590 gene encoding uncharacterized protein LOC113758590, whose product MASKSNPKSSKDQVLDLVFAFYKESGEQDVLSSEALALLEGLRYCQDNNLSGVIAEMDSSTLVNLVSSKMTSCWPLCNTIRHIQFLVANLRVSLVHTFKEANAVADALASSDLRADVRFLSEIALPSKVRALLQLDRLSTPYVR is encoded by the exons ATGGCGTCTAAAAGCAATCCCAAAAGTTCGAAGGACCAGGTTTTAG ATTTAGTGTTTGCCTTTTATAAAGAGTCTGGAGAGCAAGATGTTCTCTCATCAGAGGCATTGGCATTGCTGGAGGGTCTTCGTTATTGTCAGGACAACAATCTCTCGGGAGTCATAGCGGAAATGGATTCTAGTACTTTAGTGAATCTCGTGTCCTCTAAGATGACATCTTGCTGGCCATTATGTAACACTATTAGGCATATTCAGTTCTTGGTGGCAAATTTACGGGTGTCTTTGGTTCACACGTTCAAAGAAGCAAATGCGGTTGCTGACGCTTTGGCCTCCTCGGACCTACGAGCGGATGTCCGCTTCTTGAGTGAAATAGCTCTCCCTTCTAAAGTTCGGGCACTTTTGCAGTTAGATAGGTTGTCAACTCCGTACGTGAGA